One Romeriopsis navalis LEGE 11480 DNA window includes the following coding sequences:
- a CDS encoding DUF1822 family protein, translating into MFTALDRTAATVPLLSPNVIELDTEHYRKAQALRQTSGDELQQWESYISALGLLALEDWLSENAPELNSQRLPQSAGAMRYLTLNGFRLGIITTEECLSDCATFPGQVIHDPEWAAHFYLLLEVAEEQEEVLFRGLLRHDTLVKQVSTTGEIILPLSAFEPELSRLMHYSRYLDPAAIPLPTAQTAATTPTITETIANASHQLSQWLDNIIAEGWQTIEALTNQPQMAYATRGLADGIKRGKLMNLGLDLDEQSVALVLTITPEADDKIKILIQLLPTGSERVLPAAINLALVSRSGKTIQQTTSRDRDSYIQLKAFRGNIGQQFTVTTQLGETTVSEAFEI; encoded by the coding sequence ATGTTTACCGCACTCGATCGCACCGCCGCCACTGTCCCACTCCTATCACCCAACGTGATTGAACTAGACACCGAGCACTACCGCAAAGCCCAGGCCCTACGACAAACCAGTGGTGACGAACTCCAGCAATGGGAAAGTTATATCAGTGCGTTGGGATTACTCGCGCTAGAAGATTGGCTGAGTGAAAACGCCCCTGAGTTAAATTCACAGCGCTTACCGCAAAGCGCGGGTGCGATGCGCTATCTCACATTGAATGGGTTCCGTCTCGGCATCATCACGACAGAAGAATGTCTCAGCGATTGTGCAACGTTCCCTGGCCAAGTGATTCATGATCCTGAATGGGCCGCACATTTTTACTTATTACTTGAGGTAGCCGAAGAGCAGGAAGAAGTCTTATTCCGGGGTTTGCTGCGCCATGACACACTGGTAAAACAGGTCAGTACAACTGGGGAAATCATTTTGCCACTGTCTGCTTTCGAGCCGGAACTCAGTCGCCTCATGCATTATTCACGGTATTTAGACCCTGCAGCCATCCCCTTACCCACCGCACAAACTGCTGCCACCACACCAACAATTACTGAGACGATCGCCAATGCCAGCCACCAGCTCAGTCAGTGGTTGGACAATATCATAGCCGAGGGATGGCAAACGATCGAAGCCTTGACTAACCAGCCACAGATGGCCTATGCCACACGCGGACTCGCAGACGGCATCAAGCGGGGCAAACTGATGAACCTCGGCCTAGATCTCGATGAACAGTCCGTCGCCCTAGTTTTAACCATCACCCCAGAAGCCGACGACAAAATCAAAATCCTGATTCAGCTTTTACCAACCGGCTCCGAACGTGTCCTGCCCGCCGCGATTAACCTCGCGTTGGTTTCACGATCGGGCAAAACCATTCAGCAAACCACCTCGCGCGATCGCGATAGCTACATCCAGCTCAAGGCTTTCCGGGGCAATATCGGCCAGCAGTTTACAGTCACGACCCAACTCGGCGAGACCACCGTTTCCGAAGCGTTTGAGATTTAG
- a CDS encoding CHAT domain-containing protein translates to MSKVIVIQMGSGTLQDGFPLVTAQLWTPADTLPEQFTGQLPPSPELASLNQSWQTLYRALCDRPTINPRSSPDNIGFDNEFEIDDEFEIDEGGVLNVSADEFQSLGETLIQQFNQWLQSVEFGSIERPLRSVLTIDDQIRIILATQDAMIRRLPWNRWSFFKDFPNAEIALSLPQYRRQTPTSKARTEPRILAILGNSQGIDLSQEQQFLDRLPKTSVTFLVQPSRAKLHQALWDKTGWDILFFAGHSSTEGKTGRLYINDAPEKNSLKVEELSEALSAALDNGLQLAIFNSCDGLGIANQLASLNIPQVIVMREPVPNRVAQQFFQSFLNAYISQQLPLYLAVKQARRQLQGLEDDFPGASWLPILCQNPAETPRNWQDFYPPTAIPTTPQPDKSTSNRQDYRDRQVLLNKVRNAWIKTVLQKSLPGEVAIEMGLVEQMDVVQTPSLVAMENLSEAGQALPLGTQIIDYFEQLGVGRSLLILGQPGAGKTIALLNLAKVLIDRAASQADLPLPVVFNLSSWSGNKQRIQDWLIQELYRAYQVPQQKGRRWIEQGELLLLLDGLDEVQVNQRDQCVQAINQFRQDYGQVEMVLCSRWQDYQDLSHQLNLQAAVRLQPLTKTQIQTYCTNLGTQGQQLQRSLDTDRQLLELATSPLMLNIMAIAQESMTDETLPTTNLEERRRRLFNAYIDRMLSRRGSDTTYSPAAIITGLRQLAQQLQANSQSVFQIESIQPSWLTPNQRKLYPIWLGITLGSIFSLPLIGVGIWLGGFWIGLSIWLCWGIIGGGISGYIGGWLGGFTGGFIGSILSAICLWAIVPGFSIGLIAIPLVTIVTTQIFNSCRTQIEPTEVFRWSWKRAGQWLIIGSLVGLIVSIPMFLAGNIEVRVLLPLTSLIFMLIGGFTKRSRMGDVSTIPNQGIWQTLQNALKIGGFSTVIYGILGWLALSWNTGGDGASFQASLPFGIIAGLEIGTIMSLVGAEGSGIVSIQHFVLRCFLWQQKQLPWNYTKFLDACSNRILLQKVGGNYIFIHRMLLEHFANWRPSR, encoded by the coding sequence ATGAGTAAGGTGATTGTAATTCAAATGGGCAGTGGCACCCTCCAAGACGGGTTTCCACTGGTTACAGCGCAGCTCTGGACCCCAGCTGACACCTTACCGGAACAGTTTACGGGCCAGCTGCCCCCATCCCCCGAACTGGCAAGTCTGAACCAGTCATGGCAAACGCTATATCGTGCCCTCTGCGATCGGCCCACCATTAACCCCCGTTCCAGCCCAGACAATATTGGCTTTGATAACGAATTTGAGATTGATGACGAATTTGAGATTGATGAAGGTGGTGTCCTCAATGTATCGGCGGACGAGTTTCAGAGTTTGGGCGAAACCCTGATTCAGCAGTTCAATCAGTGGCTTCAGTCGGTTGAGTTTGGTTCGATCGAACGCCCTTTACGCTCAGTTCTGACGATCGACGATCAGATTCGGATTATCCTGGCCACCCAAGACGCCATGATCCGCCGACTGCCCTGGAATCGGTGGAGTTTTTTCAAGGATTTTCCCAACGCGGAAATCGCGCTCAGCTTGCCCCAGTATCGTCGCCAGACACCAACCAGTAAAGCTCGGACAGAACCCAGAATTCTCGCCATTCTAGGCAACAGCCAAGGGATTGACCTGAGTCAAGAACAACAGTTTCTCGATCGGCTCCCCAAAACCAGCGTCACATTCCTTGTTCAACCTTCCCGCGCCAAATTGCATCAAGCCCTTTGGGATAAAACGGGGTGGGATATTCTGTTTTTCGCAGGACACAGCAGCACCGAGGGAAAAACCGGACGGCTCTATATCAATGATGCTCCCGAGAAAAACAGCCTCAAAGTCGAAGAACTTTCCGAAGCCCTGTCCGCCGCCTTAGACAATGGCTTACAACTCGCAATCTTCAATTCCTGTGATGGTCTCGGTATTGCGAATCAACTCGCGAGCCTCAATATTCCCCAAGTCATTGTCATGCGGGAACCCGTTCCCAACCGCGTGGCTCAACAGTTTTTCCAATCCTTCCTCAATGCCTATATCTCGCAACAACTACCGCTATATCTCGCTGTCAAACAGGCTCGTCGCCAACTCCAGGGCCTAGAAGATGACTTTCCCGGTGCTTCTTGGCTACCGATTCTCTGCCAAAACCCCGCCGAAACGCCCCGCAACTGGCAAGACTTTTACCCACCCACAGCGATACCGACAACACCACAGCCGGATAAATCTACATCAAACCGGCAGGATTACCGCGATCGCCAAGTCCTGCTCAACAAAGTTCGTAATGCCTGGATCAAAACGGTGCTGCAAAAGTCACTCCCCGGCGAAGTCGCGATCGAAATGGGCCTCGTAGAGCAAATGGATGTTGTCCAAACTCCATCGCTCGTGGCAATGGAAAACCTCAGCGAGGCGGGGCAAGCACTACCCCTCGGCACGCAAATCATTGATTATTTTGAGCAATTAGGCGTCGGCAGAAGCCTGCTGATTTTGGGTCAGCCCGGTGCTGGCAAAACAATTGCGCTATTGAATCTGGCCAAAGTATTAATCGATCGCGCCGCAAGTCAAGCCGATTTACCATTGCCCGTCGTGTTTAATTTGTCATCCTGGAGTGGCAACAAACAACGGATTCAGGATTGGTTAATCCAAGAACTCTATCGCGCTTACCAGGTACCGCAACAGAAAGGTAGACGCTGGATTGAGCAAGGGGAACTGTTGCTCTTACTCGACGGTCTCGATGAAGTTCAGGTCAACCAACGCGACCAATGTGTCCAAGCGATTAACCAATTTCGGCAGGATTATGGCCAAGTCGAAATGGTGCTCTGTAGTCGCTGGCAGGATTATCAAGACCTGAGCCACCAGCTCAACCTCCAGGCAGCCGTGCGGCTGCAACCGCTGACGAAAACCCAAATTCAAACGTACTGCACCAACCTCGGTACGCAGGGTCAGCAATTACAACGCAGTTTAGACACCGATCGGCAACTGCTAGAACTGGCCACATCGCCCTTAATGCTGAATATTATGGCGATCGCCCAGGAGAGCATGACGGATGAAACCTTACCAACAACCAACCTAGAGGAACGTCGTCGCCGTCTATTCAATGCTTATATCGATCGGATGCTCAGTCGTCGAGGTAGCGATACAACCTACAGTCCCGCCGCAATCATCACCGGACTGCGGCAACTCGCCCAACAGCTCCAAGCCAATTCACAATCCGTCTTTCAAATCGAATCGATTCAACCGAGTTGGTTAACACCAAATCAACGCAAACTATACCCCATCTGGCTAGGCATTACCTTAGGCAGCATTTTCAGCTTGCCGCTTATCGGTGTCGGTATTTGGCTCGGAGGATTCTGGATTGGCCTATCGATCTGGCTCTGCTGGGGCATCATCGGTGGTGGCATTAGCGGCTACATTGGCGGGTGGCTCGGCGGCTTCACGGGCGGATTCATTGGGAGTATTTTGAGTGCGATTTGTCTGTGGGCAATCGTTCCCGGCTTTTCCATTGGTCTGATTGCGATTCCACTGGTGACGATCGTCACGACCCAGATCTTTAACAGTTGTCGAACGCAAATTGAACCGACTGAAGTTTTCCGCTGGTCATGGAAACGGGCTGGTCAATGGCTAATCATTGGGAGTCTTGTCGGTCTGATTGTCAGCATCCCGATGTTTCTCGCCGGGAATATTGAAGTTCGGGTGTTGCTGCCCCTGACCAGTCTGATTTTTATGCTGATTGGGGGATTTACCAAACGATCGCGAATGGGTGATGTCTCGACCATCCCCAATCAAGGCATCTGGCAAACGCTCCAAAATGCCCTCAAAATCGGCGGGTTTAGCACCGTCATTTATGGCATCTTAGGCTGGCTAGCTTTAAGCTGGAATACAGGCGGCGATGGGGCTAGTTTTCAAGCAAGTTTACCCTTCGGCATAATCGCCGGACTAGAGATCGGCACAATTATGTCCTTAGTCGGGGCCGAAGGCTCTGGTATTGTGTCTATTCAGCATTTCGTACTGCGTTGCTTCCTCTGGCAACAGAAGCAATTACCATGGAATTACACCAAGTTCCTCGATGCCTGCTCAAACCGGATTCTCCTTCAGAAAGTCGGCGGCAACTATATTTTCATTCATCGGATGTTGCTAGAGCATTTTGCTAACTGGAGGCCGTCGCGATGA
- a CDS encoding endonuclease/exonuclease/phosphatase family protein, producing MNKLLHQLKPTRHQLILSLSTISIFSGLLGLATLAIKQTNTCPVLEATSANQKFIADNDPDTLTLLVYNLKLRPRLVLLEGQTQRVEPISQLIQGYDAVILTEGFDDGLPLQTLLKSLQNTYPYISDVVGSNRGVDQDTGLFIASRWPIIGEPQVLLFQGQCRGFSCFNDRGVFRIKIDKDGAIYHLITAQLQAGTAPPDQQIRQQQLQAVTQVIQSAAIAPTDRVIFGGSLPIDPISQATEYQTMRQTLAIDTPKLIGPEKYTVNPKKNPFAAPGKPKLLDHLFYARRTPPTTAQTHIRPLKTTPEESWKPAKWFYWSCPWQDLSDHYAIEGRFEYD from the coding sequence ATGAACAAGCTATTGCACCAGTTAAAACCAACACGCCATCAACTGATCCTTTCACTCAGCACAATCAGTATATTTAGCGGCCTACTCGGTCTGGCGACACTGGCCATCAAGCAAACGAACACCTGCCCGGTACTAGAAGCAACATCCGCCAACCAAAAATTCATCGCCGATAACGATCCCGACACGCTGACTTTACTGGTCTATAACCTCAAGCTGCGACCCAGGCTCGTATTGCTTGAAGGACAAACGCAGCGGGTAGAACCGATATCTCAATTAATCCAAGGCTACGATGCCGTAATTCTCACGGAAGGATTCGATGATGGGCTTCCCCTCCAAACATTACTCAAATCCCTCCAAAATACCTATCCCTATATTAGCGACGTGGTTGGGAGTAATCGTGGCGTCGATCAAGATACAGGGCTGTTCATCGCCAGTCGGTGGCCGATCATTGGAGAACCACAAGTCCTACTATTTCAGGGTCAATGTCGGGGGTTTAGCTGCTTCAACGATCGGGGTGTATTCCGCATCAAAATTGACAAAGACGGTGCCATCTATCATCTGATCACAGCCCAACTGCAAGCAGGCACAGCCCCCCCAGATCAACAAATCCGACAACAGCAACTGCAGGCGGTCACACAAGTCATCCAGTCCGCCGCTATCGCACCTACCGATCGCGTTATTTTCGGCGGTAGTTTACCGATTGACCCAATCAGTCAGGCGACCGAATATCAAACAATGCGTCAAACATTAGCGATCGACACACCCAAACTCATCGGCCCCGAAAAATATACGGTCAATCCCAAAAAAAATCCCTTCGCCGCCCCCGGCAAACCCAAACTGCTTGACCATCTTTTCTATGCCCGCCGCACACCACCGACCACGGCCCAAACACACATTCGCCCGCTCAAAACAACACCCGAAGAAAGCTGGAAACCCGCCAAATGGTTCTACTGGTCATGCCCATGGCAAGACTTATCGGATCACTATGCGATCGAAGGTCGGTTTGAGTATGACTGA